Sequence from the Methanobrevibacter arboriphilus genome:
TATTAAAAATGTGGGATCTGCTTTAGGTTCTAAGGATTATGTTAAGTATTTTAAGAATTGGTATTTGGAGAAATTGTCTAAGACTAGTAAAATTGTTAAGTATCAGTTTAGTACTAAATCTAGGGTTTTAAAGGTTCAAGTTAAGAATTTAGGTGTTGGAAAACAAGTTAAAATAAAAATACTAGTAACATACAAAAAAAGACAATAATATAAATTATCTATCTAATTTTAAAATTTTATTTGAGGGATGATTATATTTTCATTCTTCCTTATTTTTTTATCATTGTTAACTAACCAAAACATTTATAAGTAAAATATAACAATAGTTATATTACACTGTTATATTAAGAAAAAAACATTATATGCATAAGTAGAAAATCTATGTATAATATTATCAAATATTTATTAAACTATTAAACAATCTATTAAATTAAATATAATATGAAATAATATTGATTTAGGATAAATGATAAATAATACTGATTTAGAATAGTAATATTGATTATAATGTATAATAATTTTCTTAATACTGATAATAATTGAATTCTATATTAAATTTTAATTTTCATTAATTAGAAACAATATATTTAATATCTCTAAATAGGATATAAAAGTATAAAATATACAAAATAGTAGATTAATTAGATATAAATCTTAATTAATAGCTAATAAGTATTATATTGATAATCCTATTATGTCAAGTTTTATCTAGTTAAATAACAGTTATAGTAAAAATATTAAAACTAGTATCCTATTAAAACTAGTATATAGTACATAATATATATTTAAACTTATATTAATATAGATTAATATTAAAGATAGATTAATGTTAAAATAGATTTAAATTTAATAACATTAAAATTCTCAAAATTAAAGGTGTTTTTAAAATGACTGAAGATAATAACAAAAAATATGGAAACAGGACTAATGAATTACATGCTGGACAAGAAGAACCAGATCCAGTAACTGGTGCAAGAGCTGTGCCTATATATCAAACAACTTCGTATGTTTTTAATGATACAGATCATGCAGCAAATCTTTTTGCACTTCAAGAATTTGGACAGATTTATTCAAGATTAACAAATCCAACTAATGATGTTCTTGAACAGAGAGTTGCAGCTATTGAAGGAGGAATTGCAGGTTTATCCTTTTCATCAGGAGCTGCTGCAATAACAACTTCAATATTAAACTTATCTAGTGTAGGGGAAAATATTGTATCTGGTGACAACCTTTATGGTGGTACTTACTCTTTATTCAATAATACTTTCCCTAATTTTGGGCGTGAAGTTAAATTTGTTGATTCTCAAGATTTAGATGCTTATGCAAATGCTATAGATTCAAATACTAAGGCATTATTTGCTGAATCACTAGGAAACCCTAAATTAGATGTTCCTGACTTTGAAGGATTAGCTAAAATAGCTCATGAAAATGATATTCCTTTAATTGTTGACAATACTTCTGCTGTTGGACTTGTAAAACCAATAGAACATGGTGCAGATATTGTTGTTGACTCTGCTACTAAATTCCTTGGTGGTCATGGTACTACTCTTGGAGGGTTAATTATTACTGGTGGTGAATTTGATTGGGCTAATGGAAAATTCCCAGAATTTACAACTCCAGACCCTGCATATAATGGTTTAGTATATACTGAAGCTTTCGGTGAATTAGCTTATATAATAAAAGCTAGAGGAAACTTCCTCAGAGATGTTGGACCAACATTAAGTCCATTTAATGCATTCTTGTTATTACAAGGAACTGAAACTTTATCTTTAAGAATTAAACAACATAGTGAAAATGCTCTTGAAGTAGCTAAATTCTTAAAGGGTCATGATGCTGTTTCTTGGGTAACTTATCCTGGACTTGAGGACGATCCATCTCATAAAAATGCTAAAAAATATTTAAAAGGAGGATTCGGTGCTTTAGTTGGTTTTGGTATTAAAGGTGGAATTGAAGAAGGTAAAAAGTTCATAAATGGTGTTGAATTATTATCTCACTTAGCTAACATTGGAGATTCTAAATCTTTAGTCATACATCCAGCTTCAACTACTCATTCTCAATTAAGCCCAGAAGAACAATTAACTACTGGTGTTACTCCTGATTCTATTAGATTATCTGTTGGAGTGGAAGATGTTGAAGATATTATAGCTGATATTGATCAAGCATTAAATAAAGCTATTAATTAATTCAATAGTTAAATGTTAAATTATTAAATAAATTTACTTTAAATAAACTTTTATTAGCTAAAAAATATTAGCTAATAACTTTTATATTAATTTAATTTGTTTTTTAACTTTTTTTCTAATTTTTTATTTTTAATTCTTACTTTTTATCAAAATATTTATTAATCAAAATTTACTAATATAATAAATATTACTATAGTTATATTTTTATTATGATTTTTATATTAAAATGTAATACTTGTTTCTTAAATTTCTTATTTAAGTTTAATATTTAAATTGAATGTTTAAATCTAATAGCTACATCTAATATTTACATCTAATATTTAAATTTAATATTTATTCTTATTTATTAAGATTAATTTTATTCTTAATATCAAGATTCTAACTTAAATTATAACTATTGTAATATTATATAATATTAAATGTATTTAATTAACAGTTAAAATAAATTATAGGTTATATTAAAAATAATATTAAATTATATATAATTAAAATAAAATATAATTAAAATAAATATATTAAAATAAATAATAATATGTAAACTAATATATTAAAACAAATTGTAATATATTAAATTGTAATATATTAAATTATAATATGTTAAACTAATATATTAAAACAAAGTGTATAAAATAAACTATAATAAAATAAAATCTATTAGAAAAATTAATATTAATGAAAAATATAATATATGTTGTTACTATGAAAAAAGAGTCTGTTGGTTCTGTTGAAACTAAATTTTTCAACATGGATAAA
This genomic interval carries:
- a CDS encoding O-acetylhomoserine aminocarboxypropyltransferase/cysteine synthase family protein, with protein sequence MTEDNNKKYGNRTNELHAGQEEPDPVTGARAVPIYQTTSYVFNDTDHAANLFALQEFGQIYSRLTNPTNDVLEQRVAAIEGGIAGLSFSSGAAAITTSILNLSSVGENIVSGDNLYGGTYSLFNNTFPNFGREVKFVDSQDLDAYANAIDSNTKALFAESLGNPKLDVPDFEGLAKIAHENDIPLIVDNTSAVGLVKPIEHGADIVVDSATKFLGGHGTTLGGLIITGGEFDWANGKFPEFTTPDPAYNGLVYTEAFGELAYIIKARGNFLRDVGPTLSPFNAFLLLQGTETLSLRIKQHSENALEVAKFLKGHDAVSWVTYPGLEDDPSHKNAKKYLKGGFGALVGFGIKGGIEEGKKFINGVELLSHLANIGDSKSLVIHPASTTHSQLSPEEQLTTGVTPDSIRLSVGVEDVEDIIADIDQALNKAIN